From a single Cinclus cinclus chromosome 16, bCinCin1.1, whole genome shotgun sequence genomic region:
- the KDELR2 gene encoding ER lumen protein-retaining receptor 2 gives MNIFRLTGDLSHLAAIIILLLKIWKSRSCAGISGKSQLLFALVFTTRYLDLFTSFISLYNTSMKLIYIACSYATVYLIYMKFKATYDGNHDTFRVEFLIVPVGGLSFLVNHDFSPLEILWTFSIYLESVAILPQLFMISKTGEAETITTHYLFFLGLYRALYLVNWIWRYYFEGFFDLIAVVAGVVQTVLYCDFFYLYVTKVLKGKKLSLPA, from the exons ATGAACATCTTCCGCCTCACCGGGGACCTGTCCCACCTGGCGGCCATCATCATCCTGCTGCTCAAGATCTGGAAGAGCCGCTCCTGCGCGG GTATTTCTGGGAAAAGCCAGCTTCTGTTTGCACTGGTCTTCACTACCCGTTACCTGGACCTCTTCACTTCATTCATTTCATTGTATAACACATCTATGAAG CTTATCTACATCGCTTGCTCGTACGCCACCGTGTACCTGATCTACATGAAGTTCAAGGCCACCTATGATGGAAACCATGACACGTTCCGAGTGGAGTTTCTGATAGTTCCTGTTGGTGGGCTCTCTTTTCTTGTCAATCATGACTTCTCTCCACTGGAG atacTGTGGACCTTCTCCATCTATCTTGAATCGGTTGCTATTCTCCCTCAACTTTTTATGATCAGCAAAACTGGGGAAGCAGAGACCATCACTACTCACTATCTTTTCTTCTTGGGTCTGTACCGTGCCTTGTACTTAGTCAACTGGATTTGGCGCTACTACTTTGAGGGATTTTTTGACCTCATAGCTGTTGTTGCTGGTGTGGTCCAGACCGTTCTGTACTGTGACTTCTTCTATTTGTATGTTACAAAAG TTCTCAAGGGAAAGAAGCTTAGTTTGCCAGCGTAA